A single genomic interval of Spirosoma taeanense harbors:
- the sufD gene encoding Fe-S cluster assembly protein SufD: MTPSFSSYTDFKNQLLAAFRTNEERMNGESKTPLHQVRRAALNQFDLLGFPTIRHEEWKYSNVSGLLKEAFDLDAPSPLKAEDLVQLEIPNLDGNVLYFVNGRYRADLSRLISPAGQVQILSFAEALRADPDFIGSHFARYADYQDNAFTALNTAFANDGVVVRVPNNTTVEQPIILRFISDAREQNIASQPRNLVIVGRNAEVTMAESYRTLGDRASFVNVVTEIVLDRDARMQHYKVQDETDKAYHIGTTQVNQSDNSHFYSATVTLNGNFVRNNLNIVLNGQYAEAFMYGLYMPNGRQHVDNHTLVDHAMPNSFSNELYKGILNDNGTGVFNGKIYVRPDAQKTNAYQSCKNVVLSPGASMNTKPQLEIFADDVKCSHGTTTGQLNDEALFYMRSRGIPKDEAQTLLLYAFSQDVLSQIKIQAIREYLERVVAQKLAK, translated from the coding sequence ATGACTCCTTCTTTTTCATCTTATACTGATTTCAAGAACCAGTTGCTGGCCGCTTTCCGTACCAACGAAGAGCGGATGAATGGGGAAAGTAAAACCCCGCTGCACCAGGTTCGCCGGGCGGCTTTGAATCAGTTCGACCTGCTGGGCTTCCCGACCATTCGCCATGAGGAGTGGAAATACTCCAACGTGAGCGGCCTGCTCAAAGAGGCTTTCGACCTGGATGCCCCCTCGCCACTTAAGGCCGAGGATTTGGTTCAGCTCGAAATTCCGAACCTAGACGGCAATGTGCTGTACTTTGTTAATGGCCGTTACCGGGCCGATCTGTCGCGGCTCATCAGTCCGGCCGGGCAGGTGCAGATTCTAAGCTTTGCGGAAGCCCTCCGTGCTGATCCTGACTTTATCGGCTCGCATTTTGCGCGTTACGCCGACTACCAGGACAACGCCTTTACGGCCCTGAACACGGCCTTTGCCAACGATGGCGTAGTGGTGCGTGTCCCAAACAATACGACCGTCGAACAGCCGATCATTCTGCGGTTTATCAGTGACGCCCGCGAACAGAACATTGCCTCTCAGCCCCGCAACCTGGTGATTGTTGGCCGGAACGCCGAAGTTACCATGGCTGAATCATACCGGACGCTGGGCGACCGGGCCAGCTTCGTCAACGTCGTAACGGAAATTGTGCTCGACCGCGATGCCCGCATGCAGCACTACAAAGTGCAGGACGAGACCGATAAGGCCTATCATATTGGCACTACGCAGGTTAACCAGAGCGACAACAGCCACTTTTATTCGGCAACCGTTACGCTCAACGGCAACTTCGTCCGGAACAACCTGAACATTGTTCTTAACGGGCAGTATGCCGAAGCCTTTATGTACGGTCTGTACATGCCGAATGGCCGGCAGCACGTTGACAACCATACACTTGTGGACCATGCTATGCCGAATTCGTTCAGTAATGAACTGTACAAAGGCATCCTGAACGATAACGGTACGGGCGTCTTCAACGGTAAGATTTACGTCCGGCCCGATGCGCAGAAAACGAATGCCTATCAGTCCTGTAAGAACGTGGTTCTGTCGCCGGGCGCTTCCATGAATACCAAGCCGCAGCTGGAAATCTTTGCCGACGACGTAAAGTGTTCGCATGGTACAACGACCGGCCAGTTGAACGACGAGGCATTATTCTATATGCGTTCACGCGGTATTCCTAAAGATGAAGCCCAGACTCTGCTGCTGTACGCGTTCTCGCAGGACGTGCTGAGCCAGATCAAGATACAGGCCATTCGTGAGTATCTGGAGCGCGTTGTGGCGCAGAAGCTGGCGAAATAA
- the sufC gene encoding Fe-S cluster assembly ATPase SufC — translation MLSISNLHASIGDKEILKGLNLQVNAGEVHAIMGPNGAGKSTLASVLAGREEYEVTGGSVLFEGQDLLEMAPEVRAAEGIFLAFQYPVEIPGVSTTNFLKTAMNEIRKQRGQDSLDAVQFLKLMKEKMKLVNIDQSLLSRSLNEGFSGGEKKRNEIFQMAMLEPKLAILDETDSGLDIDALRIVAEGVNKLRSPERATIVVTHYQRLLDYIVPDFVHVLYKGRIVKSGPKELALELEEKGYDWIKAETEAI, via the coding sequence ATGTTATCCATCAGTAATTTACATGCCTCCATTGGCGACAAGGAAATCTTAAAAGGTCTCAATCTGCAAGTCAACGCCGGTGAGGTTCACGCAATTATGGGCCCAAACGGTGCTGGCAAAAGTACGCTAGCATCGGTGCTGGCGGGCCGTGAAGAATATGAGGTGACGGGCGGTAGTGTGTTGTTCGAAGGACAGGATCTGCTGGAGATGGCCCCTGAAGTGCGGGCCGCCGAAGGGATTTTTCTGGCTTTTCAGTATCCGGTTGAAATTCCGGGCGTCAGTACGACTAACTTCCTGAAAACAGCGATGAACGAGATCCGCAAGCAGCGCGGTCAGGACTCACTCGATGCCGTTCAGTTCCTGAAGTTGATGAAAGAAAAAATGAAACTCGTCAACATCGATCAGTCGCTGCTGAGCCGGTCGCTGAATGAAGGGTTTTCGGGTGGTGAGAAAAAGCGGAATGAAATTTTCCAGATGGCAATGCTGGAACCGAAACTGGCAATCCTCGACGAAACGGATTCCGGTCTGGATATTGACGCACTGCGTATTGTGGCCGAAGGTGTCAATAAACTGCGGTCGCCGGAACGGGCTACCATCGTAGTTACGCACTACCAGCGACTGCTGGACTATATCGTTCCTGACTTCGTTCATGTACTCTACAAAGGCCGTATCGTTAAGTCGGGTCCGAAAGAGCTGGCTCTTGAACTCGAAGAAAAAGGATACGACTGGATTAAAGCCGAAACCGAAGCAATATAG
- a CDS encoding arginine deiminase family protein yields MKNGKDTAAAEAATAEKLVSTPTQQINVSSEIGTLRRLLIHSPDRGLGKVVPSKAQDWLFEDIVHLDMMRRDEYDYYVKILLYFLDPDKVRGQIDKLGPDDDRAFFKPDHAEYFGSDKVIDIQCLLSDILADEVIRTRMIAAICGIERTSFRTQQQLNEYDPVELAKIMISGSLPDRTMLFSPLPNFIFTRDIGIVINDHILLNKPAKLARTREALLAQYIFFNHKLFADYRNKIIEIPDNEYAFLLPDSDANHDVTRSTLEGGDVMMIAKRHLMIGVSERTTLYAAQQVMRIVFSKNLVDTVTIIKIPKKRDYMHIDTIFTQVKRNVWVLLGSLARTGDEAKKRDVLHFFAPKDLSEELKILQFIKGLEHKPIEIDNLEDLLTDISKNDLGATEPVQFIYSGNGEFPFGAREQWTDSCNLLALKDGVVIGYDRNEKTAEAFREAGFEVVPAANLLLRFERGESSPETIENTFIMLPSAELSRARGGSHCMSLPLLREEI; encoded by the coding sequence ATGAAAAATGGAAAAGATACCGCAGCCGCCGAAGCGGCCACTGCGGAAAAGCTCGTTTCAACACCCACTCAACAAATTAATGTTTCCTCTGAAATTGGTACGCTCCGGCGGTTGCTGATCCACAGTCCCGACCGGGGCCTGGGCAAAGTAGTGCCCTCAAAAGCCCAGGACTGGCTGTTTGAAGACATCGTTCACCTGGACATGATGCGCCGGGATGAGTACGATTATTACGTAAAGATTCTGCTGTATTTTCTGGACCCCGACAAAGTGCGCGGACAGATTGATAAACTCGGGCCGGATGATGATCGTGCCTTTTTTAAGCCGGATCATGCCGAGTATTTTGGCTCCGACAAGGTTATCGATATTCAATGTCTGCTGTCGGATATTCTGGCCGATGAAGTGATTCGTACCCGCATGATTGCGGCAATCTGCGGTATCGAACGGACGTCGTTCCGCACCCAGCAGCAGCTGAATGAATACGATCCGGTCGAACTGGCAAAGATTATGATTTCCGGCTCGTTACCCGACCGGACCATGCTTTTCTCGCCCCTACCGAACTTCATCTTCACGCGCGACATTGGTATCGTTATCAACGACCATATCCTGCTTAACAAACCTGCCAAACTGGCCCGAACCCGCGAGGCCCTGCTGGCGCAGTACATCTTCTTTAATCATAAGCTGTTTGCCGACTATCGTAACAAGATCATTGAAATACCCGATAATGAATACGCGTTTTTGCTGCCCGATTCAGATGCAAACCACGACGTAACCCGCTCGACGCTCGAAGGGGGCGACGTTATGATGATTGCCAAACGCCATCTGATGATCGGCGTCAGCGAACGGACTACGCTCTACGCGGCTCAGCAGGTGATGCGGATTGTCTTCAGCAAGAACCTGGTCGATACCGTGACCATTATTAAAATCCCTAAGAAGCGGGATTATATGCACATCGACACGATTTTTACGCAGGTGAAACGGAACGTTTGGGTGCTGCTGGGGTCGCTGGCCCGCACCGGCGATGAAGCTAAAAAGCGCGATGTGCTGCATTTTTTTGCGCCGAAGGATTTGTCGGAAGAACTGAAGATTCTGCAGTTCATTAAAGGGCTGGAGCATAAACCCATTGAAATCGACAATCTTGAAGATTTGCTGACCGATATCAGCAAGAATGATCTGGGCGCTACCGAACCCGTTCAGTTTATCTATTCGGGAAACGGGGAGTTTCCGTTTGGAGCGCGGGAACAATGGACGGACTCCTGCAACCTGCTAGCGCTGAAAGATGGGGTCGTGATTGGCTACGATCGTAACGAAAAAACTGCCGAAGCGTTCCGCGAGGCCGGGTTTGAGGTCGTACCGGCTGCGAACCTGTTACTCCGTTTCGAGCGGGGCGAGTCGTCGCCCGAAACAATTGAAAATACGTTTATTATGCTGCCCTCCGCCGAACTGAGCCGGGCGCGGGGTGGGTCGCACTGCATGAGCCTGCCCCTGCTGCGGGAAGAAATTTAA
- the ctlX gene encoding citrulline utilization hydrolase CtlX, translating to MQSQATSRILMIRPVNFGFNEQTAESNAFQDIKLAAQTKGVAQEDARREFDEMVRQLQAIGVDVLVYDDTADPYTPDSIFPNNWVSFHASGTVVLYPMQAENRRLERRPDIVNDLAERFHVARVIDLTHFEQEGKFLEGTGSMVLDRMHRVAFACLSPRTHPDVLAEFSRKTGYRTISFYATDAAGKAIYHTNVLMCIGDTFAVVCLSAIADPDERLMVRQELEGLNKRIIDITLDQMACFAGNMLQVQTRKGQKLLVMSTRAFKSLTPKQIDQLDDYATLVHFDLSMIEGNGGGSARCMMAEVHLPLK from the coding sequence ATGCAATCGCAAGCTACCTCCCGCATTCTGATGATCCGGCCCGTCAACTTCGGGTTCAACGAGCAAACAGCGGAATCGAACGCGTTTCAGGATATAAAACTGGCCGCGCAAACGAAGGGTGTAGCCCAGGAAGACGCCCGGCGGGAATTCGACGAAATGGTCCGTCAGCTTCAGGCGATCGGAGTCGATGTGCTGGTCTATGACGATACGGCGGACCCCTACACGCCTGATTCTATCTTTCCGAACAACTGGGTGTCGTTTCACGCCAGCGGGACGGTCGTGCTCTATCCCATGCAGGCCGAAAACCGGCGGCTCGAACGCCGGCCCGATATTGTGAACGACCTCGCTGAGCGCTTTCACGTAGCCCGGGTTATTGACCTGACCCATTTTGAACAGGAGGGTAAGTTTCTGGAAGGCACGGGCAGTATGGTGCTGGATCGGATGCACCGTGTGGCCTTTGCCTGCTTGTCGCCCCGAACACACCCCGACGTCCTGGCGGAGTTTAGTCGAAAGACTGGTTACCGAACGATTTCGTTCTATGCTACCGATGCGGCCGGTAAGGCCATATACCATACGAACGTGCTGATGTGCATTGGCGATACGTTCGCGGTTGTTTGCCTGTCGGCCATTGCCGACCCCGACGAACGGCTTATGGTGCGGCAGGAACTGGAGGGGCTTAACAAACGAATTATTGACATCACGCTGGACCAGATGGCCTGCTTTGCCGGAAACATGCTTCAGGTGCAGACCCGGAAAGGGCAGAAACTGCTGGTTATGTCTACCCGCGCGTTCAAATCATTGACGCCGAAACAGATCGATCAGTTAGACGATTACGCGACTCTGGTTCATTTCGATCTGTCGATGATTGAAGGAAATGGGGGCGGCTCGGCCCGCTGCATGATGGCCGAAGTACATTTACCACTCAAGTAA